In one Lolium rigidum isolate FL_2022 chromosome 3, APGP_CSIRO_Lrig_0.1, whole genome shotgun sequence genomic region, the following are encoded:
- the LOC124703648 gene encoding F-box protein SKIP16-like — protein sequence MASPPTEPAGAAGLEIMEGLALDTIISKAGARPAAALACASTHLRAAVDDDALWRRFCAQDLGLDAPLDPDGHPLLSFKDAYKVWLESFGMYPLPLVKRVKLFWSSLKSWLSENFPESLGTLHKGASEAQIRSAEDDLGIKLPMPTKLLYRFCNGQLPFSNNYLENVRMAPLGIIGGYVFYDHSVNVHLSSLEQMVQETNEFYADLNEPGLSNGLNLVLVASSWYNAKSFLLNCSNGELYVGTTNLPAGEMIPCVPKSLIKPTNSDMPQDGLLLWLEEHLRRLQNGMIKIRPLRTSRYICLYPEEPPMCTSATTNGVKVRASAVFAPEHHQGMGHALYSYSIRLSVPEACMLGGVYYPSCQLHSRHWIIRCGDRVVSDVHGEGVIGKYPLLLPGQEEFVYESCTPLSGSTGSVEGSFTFVPGRVSRPEGKPFEVMVAPFPLETPEYIF from the exons ATGGCTTCGCCGCCGACGGAGCCCGCGGGGGCGGCGGGCCTGGAGATTATGGAGGGACTCGCCCTGGATACTATAATCTCCAAGGCCGgcgcgcgccccgcggctgcgcTCGCCTGCGCCAGCACGCACCTGCGCGCCGCCGTTGACGATGACGCCCTCTGGCGCCGCTTCTGCGCTCAAGACCTCGGCCTCGACGCGCCCCTCGACCCCGACGGCCACCCGCTCCTGTCCTTCAAG GATGCGTATAAAGTTTGGTTGGAGTCCTTTGGTATGTACCCATTACCTCTGGTAAAGAGAGTGAAATTATTTTGGAGTTCATTGAAAAGCTGGTTGTCTGAAAACTTTCCTGAGTCACTCGGAACTTTGCATAAAGGTGCTTCTGAAGCTCAGATAAGATCAGCAGAAGATGATCTTGGTATCAAGCTTCCTATGCCCACAAAGTTATTGTACCGTTTCTGCAATGGTCAGCTGCCTTTTAGTAACAACTACCTTGAGAATGTACGCATGGCTCCTCTTGGCATAATAGGAGGCTACGTGTTTTATGATCACAGTGTAAATGTGCACCTGTCATCACTTGAGCAAATGGTTCAAGAGACAAACGAATTTTATGCTGACTTGAATGAGCCAGGTCTTTCCAATGGGCTGAATCTTGTCTTAGTAGCAAGCTCGTGGTATAATGCTAAATCGTTCCTCCTCAATTGTtcaaatggtgaactgtatgttgGCACAACCAACTTACCAGCTGGAGAAATGATACCATGCGTACCGAAATCATTGATAAAGCCAACTAATAGTGATATGCCTCAAGATGGATTACTTTTGTGGTTGGAAGAGCACCTTAGGCGATTACAGAATGGCATGATCAAGATCCGTCCACTTAGGACGTCGAGGTATATCTGCTTATATCCAGAAGAACCCCCTATGTGCACGTCAGCAACAACAAatggtgtaaag GTACGTGCATCTGCCGTCTTTGCGCCAGAACATCATCAAGGCATGGGACATGCACTCTACAGTTATTCCATTCGCTTGTCAGTTCCTGAGGCATGCATGCTAGGTGGAGTTTACTATCCCTCCTGCCAGCTTCACTCACGTCACTGGATCATTCGATGTGGAGACAGGGTTGTTTCGGATGTGCACGGGGAAGGTGTTATTGGGAAG TATCCTTTACTTTTACCAGGCCAGGAAGAGTTCGTCTATGAGAGTTGCACGCCATTGAGCGGCAGCACTGGATCTGTGGAGGGCTCTTTTACATTTGTGCCTGGGAG GGTGAGCCGACCAGAAGGAAAACCATTCGAGGTCATGGTGGCTCCATTCCCTCTGGAAACACCTGAGTACATCTTCTGA